From a region of the Gossypium raimondii isolate GPD5lz chromosome 10, ASM2569854v1, whole genome shotgun sequence genome:
- the LOC105776272 gene encoding probable sugar phosphate/phosphate translocator At3g11320 has protein sequence MKTNSRFFTIGLVASWYSSNIGVLLLNKYLLSNYGFKYPIFLTMCHMTACSLLSYIAIAWMKMVPMQTIRSRVQFLKISALSLVFCVSVVFGNISLRYLPVSFNQAIGATTPFFTAVFAYLMTLKREAWLTYLTLVPVVTGVIIASGGEPSFHLFGFIMCVAATAARALKSVLQGILLSSEGEKLNSMNLLLYMAPIAVVFLLPATLIMEENVVGITIALARDDMKIVWYLIFNSALAYFVNLTNFLVTKHTSALTLQVLGNAKGAVAVVVSILIFRNPVSVTGMLGYTLTVFGVILYSEAKKRNK, from the exons ATGAAAACCAATTCGAGATTCTTCACGATCGGGCTAGTAGCATCCTGGTACTCATCCAATATTGGCGTATTGTTATTAAACAAGTATTTACTAAGCAATTATGGCTTCAAATACCCAATTTTCTTAACCATGTGTCACATGACAGCTTGTTCATTGTTAAGCTATATCGCGATTGCATGGATGAAAATGGTACCAATGCAAACGATTCGATCTAGGGTTCAGTTCTTGAAGATCTCGGCTTTGAGTTTAGTCTTTTGTGTGTCGGTGGTGTTTGGGAATATCTCATTGAGGTACTTGCCGGTTAGTTTCAACCAGGCTATCGGTGCTACGACGCCGTTTTTCACGGCGGTCTTTGCTTACTTAATGACTTTGAAAAGGGAGGCTTGGCTTACTTACCTTACACTTGTGCCTGTTGTTACTGGTGTTATCATTGCCAGTGGG GGTGAACCGAGTTTCCATCTATTTGGTTTCATCATGTGCGTTGCAGCTACCGCAGCAAGAGCTCTCAAGTCGGTTTTACAAGGAATTTTACTTTCTTCCGAAGG CGAGAAGCTGAATTCCATGAACCTCCTTCTCTACATGGCACCGATAGCTGTTGTGTTTCTGCTTCCGGCAACGCTCATTATGGAAGAAAACGTGGTCGGTATAACCATTGCCCTTGCTAGAGATGACATGAAGATCGTTTGGTATCTAATATTCAATTCAGCACTCGCTTATTTCGTGAATTTGACCAACTTTTTGGTCACAAAACACACCAGCGCCCTCACTTTGCAG GTTCTAGGAAATGCAAAAGGAGCAGTAGCTGTGGTggtttctattttaatttttagaaacccAGTTTCCGTCACCGGAATGCTCGGTTATACACTCACAGTATTTGGGGTTATACTCTACAGCGAAGCCAAGAAACGAAACAAATGA
- the LOC105776273 gene encoding LIM domain-containing protein WLIM2b produces MSFIGTQQKCKACEKTVYPVELVSVDGVPFHKSCFKCSHCKGTLKWGNYSSMEGVLYCKPHFEQLFKEAGNYNKNFQSPAKSAEKLTQLTRSPSKAAGMFSGTQDKCATCGKTAYPLEKVTVEGQSYHKSCFKCSHGGCPISPSNYAALEGILYCKHHFSQLFKEKGSYNHLIKSASIKRTAASVPEA; encoded by the exons ATGTCTTTTATTGGTACCCAACAAAAATGCAAGGCTTGTGAAAAGACTGTTTACCCAGTGGAACTTGTATCAGTAGATGGGGTTCCTTTCCATAAATCTTGCTTCAAATGCAGCCATTGCAAAGGGACATTAAAG TGGGGTAATTACTCATCAATGGAAGGTGTTCTTTATTGCAAGCCTCATTTCGAGCAGCTATTCAAGGAGGCGGGTAACTACAACAAGAATTTTCAGTCAC CTGCCAAGTCAGCCGAGAAGTTAACTCAACTG ACAAGATCGCCTAGCAAAGCGGCCGGCATGTTTTCCGGGACACAAGACAAATGTGCTACTTGTGGTAAAACTGCTTATCCACTCGAGAAG GTAACAGTGGAAGGTCAATCTTACCACAAATCATGTTTCAAGTGCTCTCATGGTGGTTGCCCTATAAGCCCTTCAAATTATGCAGCACTTGAGGGCATTTTGTATTGTAAGCATCACTTTTCCCAGCTTTTCAAAGAGAAAGGAAGCTACAATCATTTGATCAAGTCCGCATCGATTAAGCGCACAGCCGCCTCTGTTCCAGAAGCTTGA
- the LOC105775973 gene encoding glucan endo-1,3-beta-glucosidase 12, translating to MPSFLFISLLLSFIHFSFSLPSIGVTYSTTTTTASPPPDKISATISTLKIPNVRLPDADPSLIKAFAFTNTSLFLSIPNPLLPAVAANRSLALRWLYRHVLPFYPRSKITLISVGNAVLDSVAEQDFTPYLLPAMRNLHLALHELGIKKIPVSTTFSFFSTITTAFPPSSAEFQQPAGDLIIKPLLQFLEETNSSFLINLYPYNLYRLNSEIPVGFALFQDYPFNFRDDLVTGVRYFNLFDMMADSVLTAMAVMGYESVPVIVAETGWPSGGGEAGEVEANEAYAEMYLKGLVRHLKSGVGTPLKKDGVAEVYVYELMDHEGGNNDNNKVKGRKWGILTENMTRKFNVEISSGVKNYGLMGIFLFLIAIFYAFP from the coding sequence ATgccttcttttctcttcatttccCTCCTACTTTCCTTCATCCACTTCAGTTTTTCACTTCCTTCAATCGGAGTCACTTACTCCACCACCACTACCACCGCATCACCACCGCCGGATAAGATCTCCGCTACCATCTCCACCCTCAAGATCCCCAACGTCCGTCTCCCAGACGCTGACCCTTCTCTAATCAAAGCCTTTGCATTCACCAACACTTCCCTTTTCCTCTCAATCCCAAACCCTCTTCTCCCCGCCGTCGCCGCTAACCGTTCCCTTGCTCTCCGTTGGCTTTACCGTCACGTCCTCCCTTTTTACCCTCGATCCAAAATCACCCTCATTTCCGTCGGAAACGCCGTCCTTGATTCCGTCGCGGAACAAGATTTCACCCCTTATTTGCTCCCGGCAATGAGGAACCTCCATTTAGCTCTCCATGAACTAGGTATCAAAAAAATCCCCGTCTCCACCactttctcctttttttccACCATCACCACCGCTTTCCCACCTTCCTCCGCCGAATTCCAACAACCCGCCGGCGACCTTATCATAAAACCTTTACTCCAATTCTTGGAAGAAACCAACTCATCTTTCTTGATCAATCTCTACCCTTACAATCTTTACCGTCTCAACAGCGAAATCCCAGTCGGATTCGCCTTGTTTCAAGactaccctttcaatttccgagACGATTTAGTCACCGGAGTCCGATACTTCAACCTCTTCGACATGATGGCGGATTCCGTTTTAACAGCAATGGCGGTAATGGGGTACGAAAGTGTTCCGGTAATCGTAGCGGAAACCGGTTGGCCGAGCGGTGGAGGTGAAGCCGGGGAAGTCGAAGCGAATGAAGCGTACGCCGAGATGTATTTGAAAGGATTGGTAAGGCATTTGAAATCAGGGGTGGGTACACCATTGAAGAAAGATGGGGTAGCAGAGGTATATGTTTATGAATTGATGGATCATGAAGGAGGtaataatgataacaataaAGTAAAAGGGAGGAAATGGGGGATTTTAACAGAGAATATGACTAGGAAATTCAATGTAGAGATTTCTAGTGGGGTTAAAAACTATGGCTTAATGGggattttcttgtttttgattgCTATTTTCTATGCTTTTCCTTag
- the LOC105778148 gene encoding uncharacterized protein At2g39920 — translation MSAYGHQMEREFSAQSLLSRGDTGTEMGSRYVSESGFYMTSFAATIFIAGLVTIGVVLVTSVVSLAVMLQSCENKSKGVVATIDKANDNHHYCEILALHGELNGLKPDNVPPLCRNLAVQYIETGGYTRDLDFVMRMIENFFDTVSPSKNRTDAVLIDIDNILVSDPSVRRILESYTKLHSRGWLLILLSRKHEKQRHVTTKHLNSLGFSGWSSLIMRSDLEMEMETREYFCRRRTEMKEQGNEIMSVISSQMDALMGLSLGIQLFKLPNPLYYNFENNYESRIHGLVQIEN, via the exons ATGTCGGCTTACGGCCATCAAATGGAACGCGAATTCTCCGCTCAGAGTCTTTTAAGCAGGGGAGACACCG GAACCGAGATGGGAAGCCGTTACGTCTCCGAGTCTGGATTCTACATGACATCTTTCGCCGCAACGATCTTCATCGCCGGTTTAGTAACCATCGGTGTCGTGTTAGTAACTTCAGTAGTTTCATTAGCGGTAATGTTGCAATCATGCGAGAATAAAAGCAAAGGAGTCGTGGCGACGATCGATAAAGCCAACGATAATCACCATTACTGTGAGATTCTCGCCCTCCACGGTGAGCTCAACGGCCTTAAACCCGACAACGTCCCTCCGCTCTGTAGGAACCTCGCCGTTCAGTACATCGAAACAGGAGGATACACAAGAGACTTGGATTTCGTAATGCGTATGATCGAAAACTTTTTCGATACTGTTTCACCGTCGAAAAATCGAACGGATGCAGTGTTAATAGACATCGACAACATCCTTGTGTCGGATCCAAGCGTCCGACGGATACTCGAATCGTACACGAAACTTCATTCTAGAGGATGGTTATTGATTCTCTTATCAAGAAAACATGAGAAACAACGACATGTTACCACTAAACACCTTAATTCTTTAGGATTTAGTGGTTGGTCTTCATTGATTatgag GTCGGATttagaaatggaaatggaaacaAGGGAGTATTTTTGTAGACGAAGAACTGAAATGAAGGAACAAGGTAATGAAATAATGAGTGTGATTAGCAGTCAAATGGATGCTTTAATGGGGTTGTCATTAGGAATTCAGCTTTTTAAGCTTCCAAATCCTCtgtattataattttgaaaataactaTGAAAGCAGGATCCATGGGCTTGTACAAATCGAAAATTAG
- the LOC105777922 gene encoding sedoheptulose-1,7-bisphosphatase, chloroplastic, with amino-acid sequence METSVTCYARGIVLPGVSSKHSSALVSPPSISPSFSSKSLKTSSLFGESLRVVPRSSLKVSKAKNTTSLVTKCEIGESLEEFLTKATTDKALIRLMMCMGEALRTIAFKVRTASCGGTACVNSFGDEQLAVDLLANKLLFEALTYSHFCKYACSEEIPELQDMGGPAEGGFSVAFDPLDGSSIVDTNFTVGTIFGVWPGDKLTGVTGRDQVAAAMGIFGPRTTYVLALKDIPGTHEFLLLDEGKWQHVKDTYEIGEGKMFSPGNLRATFDNPEYDKLINYYVREKYTLRYTGGMVPDVNQIIVKEKGIFTNVASPSAKAKLRLLFEVAPLGFLIEKAGGYSSDGQKSVLDKVIENLDDRTQVAYGSKNEIIRFEEMLYGSSRLNAGVPVGATA; translated from the exons ATGGAGACTAGTGTCACGTGCTACGCTCGTGGGATTGTTCTTCCTGGTGTCTCTTCTAAGCACTCCTCGGCATTAGTCTCCCCTCCATCCATATCTCCTTCCTTCAGCTCTAAG AGCCTTAAAACAAGTTCACTATTTGGAGAATCATTAAGGGTTGTTCCAAGGTCATCATTGAAGGTTTCAAAGGCAAAGAACACTACTTCACTAGtgacaaaatgtgaaattggaGAGTCTTTG GAAGAGTTTCTTACAAAGGCAACAACAGATAAGGCATTGATTAGATTAATGATGTGTATGGGTGAAGCATTAAGAACGATTGCTTTTAAAGTTAGAACAGCATCATGTGGTGGTACTGCTTGTGTTAATTCCTTTGGTGATGAGCAACTCGCTGTTGATCTACTTGCCAACAAGCTTCTTTTTGAG GCTTTGACATACTCGCACTTTTGCAAATACGCGTGCTCCGAAGAAATTCCAGAGCTTCAAGACATGGGAGGACCTGCTGAAG GTGGATTCAGTGTTGCTTTCGATCCGCTCGATGGTTCCAGCATTGTCGATACAAATTTCACCGTAGGTACCATCTTTGGTGTTTGGCCTGGTGATAAGTTAACCGGTGTAACGGGACGAGACCAAGTGGCTGCCGCGATGGGAATTTTCGGTCCTCGAACAACATATGTTCTCGCACTTAAGGACATCCCTGGCACCCATGAATTCCTCCTCCTTGATGAAG GAAAATGGCAACATGTGAAGGACACTTATGAGATTGGTGAAGGAAAAATGTTCTCCCCTGGAAATTTGAGAGCTACATTTGATAACCCCGAATATGACAAG TTGATCAACTATTATGTAAGAGAGAAATACACATTGAGGTACACTGGTGGAATGGTACCTGATGTCAACCAG aTCATTGTTAAAGAGAAAGGAATATTTACAAATGTGGCCTCGCCATCTGCCAAGGCCAAGCTGAGATTGTTATTTGAGGTAGCACCATTGGGGTTCTTGATTGAGAAAGCTGGTGGTTATAGCAGCGATGGGCAAAAATCGGTGCTCGACAAAGTGATCGAGAACCTCGACGATAGGACTCAAGTCGCGTACGGTTCGAAGAACGAGATTATACGGTTCGAAGAAATGTTATACGGATCGTCGAGGCTTAATGCAGGGGTCCCTGTTGGAGCTACTGCTTAA
- the LOC105775722 gene encoding uncharacterized protein LOC105775722: MHSLIVDIIKGTYQPKLDTIINIRIADYYITYTTFLGIINPNNIDNMAVETEGKKRKWHGSVSGIVDSPLDKVWTIVSQSKRLSQWMPMVERCIDLVGDEGVPGYVRLVSGFMFPQQDGERSWIKERLVAMDSTSHSYVYKMEASNVGLDGSINSLKLIDYGDGSTLVNWSFEIDPLEGTLEDNIIDYLGFLYKSCINRIQGAIEDANKKVYETC; this comes from the exons ATGCATAGTCTTATTGTTGATATAATCAAAGGAACATACCAGCCAAAGCTTGACACTATTATAAACATTAGAATTGCAGACTATTACATTACATATACAACATTTTTGGGAATCATAAATCCGAACAACATCGATAACATG GCCGTCGAAACAGAGGGAAAGAAGCGTAAATGGCACGGATCGGTGAGTGGGATAGTTGATTCACCCCTTGACAAAGTTTGGACCATTGTTTCTCAATCAAAAAGGTTATCACAATGGATGCCGATGGTGGAGCGGTGCATAGACTTAGTAGGGGACGAAGGTGTTCCTGGGTACGTTCGTCTAGTTTCTGGCTTCATGTTCCCTCAACAAGATGGAGAAAGGTCGTGGATAAAAGAGAGGTTGGTCGCAATGGATTCGACATCACATAGTTATGTGTATAAAATGGAAGCAAGCAATGTGGGATTAGATGGATCTATAAATTCCTTGAAACTTATAGATTATGGAGATGGGTCAACATTGGTCAATTGGTCATTTGAGATTGATCCTTTAGAAGGTACATTGGAGGATAACATCATTGATTATCTTGGATTTCTCTATAAATCTTGTATTAATAGAATCCAAGGTGCCATTGAAGATGCTAACAAGAAAGTGTATGAAACTTGTTGA
- the LOC105776639 gene encoding laccase-22: MVSSKFKQDKRLETKGAVLSMVCWVRTLLFISVLVPAFVECRIRHYHFNVVVKNATKLCSTKPIVTVNGTFPGPRLYAREGDNVLVRLTNHVQYNVTIHWHGVRQLRTGWSDGPAYITQCPIQPGQNFLYNFTLTGQRGTLLWHAHISWLRTTVHGAIVILPKKGVPYPFPKPYKEKVIVLGEWWKADTEAVVKQATQTGLPPNISDAHTINGHPGPVPNCSSDDAYTLHVETGKTYLLRVINAAVNDELFFKIANHNLTVVEVDACYTKPFETDTLFLGPGQTTTALLKADQGIGKSLIAISPFMDTTVAVNNLTGIGYLRYNHTLAFTPTTFVAIPAVNATPVTSVFSDSLRSLNSKQYPANVPLTIDHSLFFTIGVGINPCATCFNGSRAVAAINNVSFVMPTTAILQAHYYGINGVFTDDFPAKPAIPFNYTGTPPSGVQTMNGTKVYRLAYNSTVQLVIQGNTIIAPESHPTHLHGSNFFVVGRGVGNFDPEKDPLKFNLVDPVERNTVSVPTAGWTAIRFRADNPGVWFFHCHLEVHTTWGLKMAFLVENGRGPNESIEPPPSDLPKC; encoded by the exons ATGGTTTCTTCTAAATTTAAACAAGACAAGAGGTTAGAGACGAAAGGAGCTGTTTTAAGTATGGTTTGTTGGGTTCGGACATTGTTGTTTATTTCTGTTTTGGTTCCTGCATTTGTGGAGTGCCGGATTCGGcattaccatttcaat GTGGTTGTAAAAAATGCAACGAAGCTTTGTTCGACCAAGCCGATTGTGACCGTGAATGGGACGTTTCCGGGACCGAGACTTTATGCTCGAGAAGGCGACAACGTGCTAGTAAGGCTAACTAATCATGTTCAATACAACGTTACAATCCATTG GCATGGGGTACGGCAACTTCGAACCGGTTGGTCCGATGGACCAGCATATATCACTCAGTGTCCAATTCAACCAGGCCAAAACTTTCTTTATAACTTCACATTAACAGGTCAAAGAGGGACACTCCTTTGGCATGCGCATATTTCGTGGTTGAGAACGACTGTGCATGGTGCTATTGTTATCTTACCGAAAAAAGGTGTACCTTATCCGTTCCCGAAACCGTATAAGGAAAAGGTCATCGTATTAG GAGAATGGTGGAAAGCGGACACCGAAGCCGTGGTGAAGCAAGCAACGCAAACTGGTTTGCCTCCGAATATATCAGATGCACACACGATTAATGGCCATCCGGGGCCGGTTCCTAACTGTTCTTCCGATG ATGCATATACTTTACATGTCGAAACTGGGAAAACCTATCTACTTCGGGTCATAAATGCCGCGGTGAACGATGAACTCTTTTTCAAAATTGCAAACCACAATCTAACCGTTGTGGAAGTCGATGCGTGTTATACGAAACCCTTTGAAACCGATACATTATTTCTCGGTCCAGGACAAACCACAACTGCACTTCTTAAAGCAGATCAAGGCATTGGCAAGTCCTTAATAGCTATATCTCCATTTATGGACACTACCGTTGCGGTCAATAACTTGACCGGAATTGGATACTTACGATACAATCACACCCTAGCCTTTACACCAACTACCTTTGTTGCCATCCCTGCCGTAAATGCAACACCCGTGACATCGGTTTTTTCTGATTCTCTTCGAAGCCTTAATTCGAAACAATACCCTGCCAACGTCCCTTTAACCATCGATCATTCACTATTTTTCACCATCGGGGTCGGGATTAACCCTTGTGCCACATGTTTCAATGGTTCACGAGCCGTAGCAGCTATTAACAATGTATCCTTTGTCATGCCAACTACAGCAATCCTTCAAGCACATTACTACGGAATAAATGGCGTTTTCACTGATGATTTCCCAGCAAAGCCGGCAATACCATTCAATTATACAGGCACTCCACCGTCTGGTGTACAAACGATGAACGGAACCAAGGTATACAGATTGGCCTATAATTCAACAGTTCAACTTGTGATCCAAGGGAACACTATAATAGCACCCGAGAGCCATCCAACCCATCTTCACGGATCCAACTTCTTTGTAGTCGGTAGAGGGGTTGGAAACTTCGATCCGGAGAAGGATCCATTGAAATTCAATCTTGTCGATCCGGTTGAACGGAACACAGTAAGCGTACCAACTGCAGGGTGGACTGCAATAAGATTCAGAGCAGATAACCCAg GGGTCTGGTTTTTTCATTGCCATCTGGAAGTTCATACAACATGGGGACTTAAGATGGCATTCTTGGTGGAAAACGGAAGAGGCCCGAACGAGTCTATCGAACCGCCTCCGAGCGATCTTCCAAAGTGTTGA
- the LOC105775723 gene encoding transcription factor DIVARICATA, whose amino-acid sequence SCRDDIWKSTVSDSSFTLELVDNNDFYACRKSSNGAKGPNHERKKGIPWTIEEHRLFLLGIKKYGKGDWRNISRNFVDSKTPTQVASHAQKYQKWKLSRGKDEKKPGIHDVTVLDLTGTTVFSDDRKPPSANQSNVASQQKPASMSKTSPNDGSATVFGLVNGQYVKTRL is encoded by the exons AGTTGCAGAGATGATATCTGGAAAAGTACTGTCTCAGACTCATCTTTTACGTTAGAATTGGTTGATAacaatgatttttatgcttgtAGGAAGAGCTCTAATGGTGCTAAAGGCCCTAATCATGAAAGGAAGAAAGGGATCCCATGGACTATTGAAGAACACAG GCTGTTTCTACTGGGGATTAAAAAGTATGGTAAAGGGGATTGGAGAAATATCTCAAGGAACTTTGTGGATTCCAAGACACCAACACAAGTTGCAAGCCATGCTCAAAAATACCAGAAGTGGAAGCTTTCAAGGGGGAAAGATGAGAAGAAACCAGGCATCCATGACGTTACAGTTCTCGATCTCACCGGCACAACTGTGTTTTCGGATGATCGTAAACCGCCTTCGGCAAACCAGTCTAATGTAGCATCGCAGCAAAAGCCGGCTAGTATGTCAAAAACAAGCCCTAATGATGGATCAGCTACGGTTTTCGGTTTGGTGAATGGCCAATATGTCAAGACCAGGCTGTAA
- the LOC105776640 gene encoding transcription factor DIVARICATA gives MNFSSMEALFSTSFMSNMDWFHQENQNTYWTKEENKRFEHALAIYGDDVPDRWIKVAEMIPGKTVLDVIKQYRELEEDVSDIEAGRIPIPGYPTSSFTLELVDNHDFDGYRKRPNGAKGHDHERKKGVPWTEDEHRRFLMGLVKYGKGDWRNISRNFVVSKTPTQVASHAQKYYQRQLSGGKDKRRPSIHDITVLNLSSTTTFSDHRKAVSINQSNVLTLQHKIASMSKAVGLNGSVTVFDSGNGNRFTSSQYQAAQNLYGNAYHGAHIKHQSSVF, from the exons atgAATTTTTCAAGTATGGAAGCTTTATTTTCAACATCTTTTATGTCAAATATGGATTGGTTTCATCAAGAGAACCAAAATACATATTGGactaaagaagaaaacaaaaggttTGAGCATGCTTTAGCTATATATGGTGACGATGTACCTGATAGATGGATAAAAGTTGCAGAGATGATACCTGGTAAAACTGTTTTAGATGTTATTAAACAGTACAGGGAATTAGAAGAAGATGTTTCCGATATCGAAGCCGGTCGAATTCCGATCCCCGGTTATCCCACCTCATCTTTTACATTAGAATTGGTCGATAACCATGATTTTGATGGTTATAGGAAAAGACCTAATGGTGCTAAAGGCCATGATCATGAAAGGAAAAAAGGTGTCCCATGGACTGAAGATGAACACAG GAGGTTTCTAATGGGACTTGTAAAGTATGGTAAAGGGGATTGGAGAAATATTTCAAGGAACTTTGTGGTTTCAAAGACACCTACACAAGTTGCTAGCCATGCCCAAAAATATTACCAAAGGCAACTTTCAGGGGGAAAAGATAAGAGGAGACCGAGCATCCACGATATCACGGTTCTCAATCTCAGTAGCACCACTACGTTTTCGGACCATCGTAAGGCTGTGTCTATAAACCAGTCTAATGTCCTTACATTGCAGCATAAGATAGCCAGTATGTCAAAAGCTGTAGGCCTTAATGGGTCGGTTACGGTTTTCGATTCGGGGAATGGAAACAGGTTTACATCGTCGCAGTACCAGGCTGCTCAAAATCTGTATGGTAATGCTTATCATGGAGCTCATATCAAACATCAAAGTTCAGTATTCTAA